TCTCCGCGTTCGACCTGAATACCAGGTCGAGGCACGCGTCTGAGAGCCCGAGCCCACGCACGGCGCGCGCCATGTTCTTCACCTCCACGCGCGGGTAGTTCGAGCCGAAGACCAACTGCCGCCGCAAGCTGCGCTCGAACACCGACAGCGGCACCTGCACCGTCATCGCGAACCGCAGGAAGTCCGGCGGGTTGTCGAAGTAGAGGGCCGACGTATCGAGGTACACGTTCGGGTACTTCAGCGCCAGCGCCACGGCTTCCATCACCCAGGGCCACGCCAGGTGCGCGAGCACGATGCGCAGGCGCGGGTGGTCGGCGGCCACGCGCTCGAATCGCAGCGGCTGTCCGTAGGCCAGGCGGCTCCCCGGCTCCCAGCTCATGCCGGCGTGAAACAGGATCGGGATGCCGAGCGCTTCAGCGCGCGCGTACAACGGAT
This Vicinamibacterales bacterium DNA region includes the following protein-coding sequences:
- a CDS encoding amidohydrolase family protein — encoded protein: MKGGIDFHTHPLLVREMVQRHPGLAKAARETFLIGNTFQPLETFLLELDTVGLDRAVILPIDAVSTRGTAVYSNEQIAELCAMSDRLIGFASVDPCRASAADDLEHAISDLHLRGLKLAPAMQQVFADHLGLDPLYARAEALGIPILFHAGMSWEPGSRLAYGQPLRFERVAADHPRLRIVLAHLAWPWVMEAVALALKYPNVYLDTSALYFDNPPDFLRFAMTVQVPLSVFERSLRRQLVFGSNYPRVEVKNMARAVRGLGLSDACLDLVFRSNAETLLGETA